Proteins encoded together in one Mycobacterium simiae window:
- a CDS encoding metal-sensitive transcriptional regulator produces MSDELTVKKRSALNRLKTVRGHLDGIIRMLETDAYCVDVMKQISAVQSALERTNRVMLHNHLETCFSDAVVGGKGQKAIAELVDALKFSSALTGPDTHLNGTTRDEAMQPGNAASQ; encoded by the coding sequence ATGTCTGATGAGTTGACGGTTAAAAAGCGATCCGCGCTGAATCGGCTCAAAACGGTGCGTGGCCACCTCGACGGGATCATCCGAATGCTGGAGACCGACGCCTACTGCGTGGATGTCATGAAGCAGATCTCGGCGGTGCAGTCTGCATTAGAGCGAACCAACCGCGTAATGCTGCACAACCACTTGGAGACTTGTTTCTCCGATGCCGTGGTGGGCGGAAAGGGCCAGAAAGCGATAGCCGAATTAGTCGATGCCCTCAAGTTCAGCTCGGCCTTGACTGGCCCCGACACGCACTTGAACGGAACGACTCGCGACGAGGCGATGCAACCCGGCAATGCAGCTTCGCAGTAG